A genome region from Macaca nemestrina isolate mMacNem1 chromosome 20, mMacNem.hap1, whole genome shotgun sequence includes the following:
- the LOC139360541 gene encoding zinc finger protein 256-like — translation MYMYWTCEKQFFSNINHQCQKQHIGVKPFRSEVNKVSLVKSCTCSESQKPSTCRDVGKDFLASSRFLQQLATHTREKSNSRTLCWTAFHRRKIHYNWGKINKAFSYKHILLQPQRALTKERCYMCNEWGKSFSHNSSLIEHQRVHTRERPYKCGECGKFFSQSSTLFQHQRVHTGERPYECRECGKSFNQSCSFNNH, via the coding sequence ATGTACATGTATTGGACATGTGAGAAACAATTCTTTTCCAATATAAATCATCAGTGTCAGAAGCAGCACATTGGAGTGAAACCCTTCAGAAGTGAGGTGAACAAAGTGTCATTAGTGAAGAGCTGCACATGCAGTGAGTCTCAGAAGCCCTCTACCTGCAGGGATGTTGGGAAGGACTTCCTGGCCAGCTCAAGATTTCTCCAGCAACTGGCCACTCATACCAGGGAAAAATCAAATAGCAGAACCTTGTGTTGGACTGCCTTTCACAGGAGAAAAATACATTACAACTGGGGAAAGATCAACAAAGCCTTCAGCTACAAACACATACTTCTTCAGCCTCAGAGAGCCCTCACTAAAGAAAGGTGTTACATGTGCAATGAATGGGGGAAGTCCTTTAGCCATAACTCTAGCCTCATTGAACACCAGAGAGTTCACACTAGAGAAAGACCTTATAAATGTGGAGAATGCGGTAAGTTCTTTAGCCAAAGCTCAACCCTCTTTCAACATCAgagagttcacactggagaaaggcctTATGAGTGCAGGGAATGTGGGAAATCCTTTAACCAAAGCTGTAGCTTCAATAACCATTGA